In the genome of Methanococcoides burtonii DSM 6242, the window ATCAGATCAGACCCGAGCACTCCCCATGAATCTCAGGCACATGAACGATGTACCAAACATCCTGGATAGTTTTATTAAATATGCAGTACACACAAATTGCCATGGTCGGAGTAAAAATAAAACTTTTCGCAAACCTAAGGGAGATCGCAGGTGTTTCCGAACTTGAACTAGAAGGAGAGAACATTCAGGAAATACTGGACATACTTCAGAACGATCACCCACAGATACAGGAACTTATTTATGATGATGATAGAGGCAAAAAGGAAATTCGAGCCTACATTAATATCCTGATCAATGGAAACAATATCCAGCACCTTGAAGGATCGGACACTGTTTTGAACGAAGGCGATGAGATTGCCATATTTCCACCGGTGTCCGGCGGTTAAAGCAATTTATTGATGAACAGCAGACCCTGGTAATGAGAACTCCCAACCCCATCATTGAACTGTCGGGAATTGCAGCAGGAGGATTCCTGGGTGCTATCTCAAGGTATCTCATAACATCGACCATAGTATCACCAACAGGAACACTTATTGTGAATGTATTGGGAAGTCTGCTCATAGGAATGTTGATGTACGACAACGAATACATCGGATACGTTGACCAGAGAACACGTTTGATCATCGGGACAGGGTTTTTGGGTTCTTTTACTACATTTTCCACTTTTGTAGTACAAACATATTCACTCGGAGGAACTCCGGCCATAGTGAATATTTTAGCGAACATACTGATGACCATTCTCGCAGTCTTCGCAGGGAGAGGTATGATCATACACATCTCAAGGAGGAAGAGGTGATATGACAATAGGAAT includes:
- a CDS encoding ubiquitin-like small modifier protein 1 — its product is MVGVKIKLFANLREIAGVSELELEGENIQEILDILQNDHPQIQELIYDDDRGKKEIRAYINILINGNNIQHLEGSDTVLNEGDEIAIFPPVSGG
- the crcB gene encoding fluoride efflux transporter CrcB, whose amino-acid sequence is MRTPNPIIELSGIAAGGFLGAISRYLITSTIVSPTGTLIVNVLGSLLIGMLMYDNEYIGYVDQRTRLIIGTGFLGSFTTFSTFVVQTYSLGGTPAIVNILANILMTILAVFAGRGMIIHISRRKR